A genome region from Bacillaceae bacterium IKA-2 includes the following:
- a CDS encoding transposase has translation MGNRGKSYSAEFKQDAVNHYYSSDKSIEQVAKDLKIGHSTLSKWVKAAKENDGVVNHRGSGNFNSDSEKEVARLKKELKDSKDALEILKKAIGILNN, from the coding sequence ATGGGGAATCGAGGTAAAAGTTATAGTGCTGAGTTTAAGCAAGACGCTGTTAATCACTATTATTCATCTGATAAAAGCATTGAACAAGTCGCAAAGGACTTGAAGATAGGTCACTCCACTTTAAGCAAGTGGGTCAAAGCTGCAAAAGAAAATGATGGTGTAGTTAACCACAGAGGATCAGGTAATTTTAATTCAGATTCAGAGAAGGAAGTTGCCCGTCTAAAGAAAGAATTAAAGGACTCAAAGGATGCCTTAGAAATCTTAAAAAAGGCTATCGGCATACTGAACAATTAA
- a CDS encoding IS3 family transposase, which yields MDLSKERKISVNSVLKLLDVSSSGYYSWSKRSISNQEKRKQAIKTEIIKIYNESHQIYGAPKIASILQSRGHEITTKTVGNYMREEGIKAIWVRPYVRTTIDPDFDNKLKNILNRDFRPPVANAVWVTDITYIHTVIGFVYLTSVMDLYSRKIIGWELSDSLSTEHVLKALEKAKKNRKISLPVVIHSDRGCQYVSKNYIEATPAANFVRSYSRKGNPWDNACIESFHALIKREWINRYVIKNLKHAHELVFEYIETFYNTVRIHEYCGMKSPYDYENAFVS from the coding sequence ATGGACTTATCGAAGGAGCGCAAGATATCTGTTAACAGTGTGCTTAAACTTTTAGACGTTTCTTCATCAGGATATTATAGCTGGTCTAAGAGATCAATATCTAATCAAGAAAAAAGGAAACAAGCCATAAAAACGGAAATAATAAAGATTTACAATGAATCTCATCAAATATATGGAGCACCTAAAATAGCTTCCATACTTCAGTCAAGAGGCCATGAGATAACAACGAAGACCGTGGGTAACTACATGAGAGAAGAAGGAATAAAAGCCATCTGGGTTCGCCCATATGTGAGAACAACCATTGATCCTGACTTCGACAATAAGCTTAAAAACATTTTAAATAGAGACTTCAGACCACCAGTAGCAAATGCCGTTTGGGTCACAGATATAACTTATATTCACACAGTAATTGGATTTGTCTACTTAACTAGTGTCATGGATCTATATTCAAGAAAAATAATAGGTTGGGAGCTATCGGATAGTTTATCCACAGAACATGTACTAAAAGCTCTTGAGAAAGCCAAGAAAAACCGTAAAATCAGTCTACCCGTGGTTATACACAGTGACCGTGGATGCCAATACGTATCTAAAAACTATATTGAAGCTACACCAGCTGCAAACTTTGTCCGCAGCTATTCACGCAAGGGGAATCCATGGGACAATGCATGTATAGAGTCATTTCATGCCTTAATTAAACGAGAATGGATTAACCGTTATGTCATTAAAAACCTTAAACACGCGCATGAACTAGTGTTTGAGTATATAGAAACATTTTACAACACCGTCAGGATCCATGAATATTGTGGTATGAAGTCACCGTATGACTACGAAAACGCTTTCGTAAGTTAA